CTTCAAACCGCACGCCGTGCCCGCCACCCAGAGTGAGACTCGGGATGCGACACAGAGCGATGCCCGGAGTGACGCCCTCAGCAGCTTTGCCAACGTGCGCATGCCCCCGCATTCGCAGGAAGCGGAGCAGGCGGTGCTGGGTGGGTTGATGCTCGATCACCTGGCGCTGGAAAAGGTCAGCGACATCCTGCAGCCGGACGACTTCTACCGGGCCGATCATCGCCATATCTATACCGCGATCACGGGGCTGTCCGAGGGAAACAAGCCCTTCGATGCCGTCATGGTGGCCGAGTGGCTGGCCAAGCGCGAACTGCTGGAAGAGGCCGGGGGCGTCTCGTATCTGGCCGAGCTGGTGGAAGCGGTGCCGACGGCCGCCAACATCGCCGCCTATGCCCTGATGATCCGGGAAAGCGCGGTGCTCCGGAAACTGATCGACGTCGGCACGCAGATCGCCCAGATGGGCTACCGGCCCGAGGGCCGGGCCGCCACCGACGTGCTGGATTACGCCGAACGGGAGATCTTCGCCATCGCCGACGAGGGCGAGCGCGTCAAGCGCGGTTTCCGGCCGATCAAGGATCTGATGACCGGCGCCATGGACCGGATCGCCGAACTCTTCGAGCGCGAGGAAGCCATTACCGGTAATGCGACGGGCTTCAAGGATTTCGACGAGATGACCTCCGGCCTTCAGCCGGGGGATCTCGTGATCGTGGCCGGTCGTCCCTCCATGGGCAAGACCACCTTCGCCATGAACATCGCCGAGAACGTCGCCATCTCCGGGGGCAAGGGCGTGGCCGTGTTTTCCATGGAAATGCCCGGCGAGCAGCTCGCCCTGCGTATGCTGAGCTCCATCGGCCGGGTGGATCAGACCAAGGTGCGGACCGGCCGGCTGGATGATCATGATTGGCACCGGCTCACCTCGGCGGTGGGCATCCTGAGCCAGACCGAAATCCACATCGACGATACGCCGGCGCTCTCGCCCAGCGATCTGCGGTCCCGCGCCCGCCGACTGGCGCGCAACTGCGATCTGGGCGTGATCGTGGTCGACTACCTGCAGCTCATGCAGGTGCCCGGCACCAAGGAAAACCGCACCAACGAAATTTCGGAGATTTCCCGGTCCCTCAAGGCGATCGCCAAGGAACTCAACGTGCCCGTGATTGCGCTGTCCCAGCTCAACCGATCCCTGGAGCAGCGGCCCAACAAGCGCCCGGTGATGTCGGATCTGCGCGAATCGGGCGCGATCGAGCAGGATGCCGACGTGATCGTGTTCATCTACCGCGACGAGGTCTATGACAAGGAGTCGCCGCACAAGGGCATGGCCGAGATCATCATCGGCAAGCAGCGTAACGGCCCGATCGGCACCGTAGTGCTCACCTTCCGGGGTCAGAACACCCGCTTCGAGGATTACATCCCCAACGACGTGATGCCCGAGGGCTACCATTGATGCGGCGAGCGGAGCTGCGGATCGACCGTTCCGCCCTGCGCCATAA
The Halothiobacillus diazotrophicus DNA segment above includes these coding regions:
- the dnaB gene encoding replicative DNA helicase, yielding MSSSFSPPFKPHAVPATQSETRDATQSDARSDALSSFANVRMPPHSQEAEQAVLGGLMLDHLALEKVSDILQPDDFYRADHRHIYTAITGLSEGNKPFDAVMVAEWLAKRELLEEAGGVSYLAELVEAVPTAANIAAYALMIRESAVLRKLIDVGTQIAQMGYRPEGRAATDVLDYAEREIFAIADEGERVKRGFRPIKDLMTGAMDRIAELFEREEAITGNATGFKDFDEMTSGLQPGDLVIVAGRPSMGKTTFAMNIAENVAISGGKGVAVFSMEMPGEQLALRMLSSIGRVDQTKVRTGRLDDHDWHRLTSAVGILSQTEIHIDDTPALSPSDLRSRARRLARNCDLGVIVVDYLQLMQVPGTKENRTNEISEISRSLKAIAKELNVPVIALSQLNRSLEQRPNKRPVMSDLRESGAIEQDADVIVFIYRDEVYDKESPHKGMAEIIIGKQRNGPIGTVVLTFRGQNTRFEDYIPNDVMPEGYH